The DNA sequence AAGGGTTGGGAGTATTGAGTAGCGAAATAGAGGTCTTTTGTACCAGGGGCAGGTTGGCTCAGTTCTTTAATTAAATCTTTGTTTCTCCTGAAACATATGCCACTTGTCAGAAAAGGTTTCAacaacaaatttaagcttcTCAGGAGAAACATTGGATGGCTGTATATTACTTCGCAATCTTATAATGCAATTAGATAACCTATGTTTGAATCACCTGTACAGGTCTGAATTCTTGTATATTTCAGTGAAATCAACCCTTAAAATTACTTCTTGTGCCGAGGTGGTAACTTCCAGCATCCAGGTTGCAGGGTTATAACCATCTTTGATTTTACTGACTCCTTCAATTCCCTTTATGAAAGCAAGTGATATGTATTAGTAAGCGCTTAATATGAATTAACTCAAACTGAAGTATTTACTTCTTATAGCTTTTACTTTATCATGGCTGCTTacctcaaaataatttattagatgGGAAGAATCTCTACCCAGTGGTCCCACATATATCTCTTGCCCTCCACGCTTCATCAGGAGCAACTGCAAAtccattttaaatatttcagtACTTGTATGCGAAGAGAAACTATAAATTCTTTCTATCCCTTAACATTTCCTACCTCATCAAAGGCTTCAAATATGTCAATACTTGGCTGATGGATGGTGCACACAACTGTCCTTCCTGTGTCCACAGTGTTCCTGACTGTTCTCATAACAATTGCAGCAGCTCTTGCATCTAGCCCTGAAGTTGGCTCATCCATGAATATAATCGAGGGATTTGCCACAAGCTCAACTGCAATTGTCAGCCTCTTGCGCTGCTCGGTTGAGAGGCCGTTTACACCTGGCAACCCAACCAGTGCATCCCTCAATGGGGTCAGTTCCACAAGCTCCATGACTTCCTCAATGAACATCTGTAACCATTAGCAATGattataaattgtttaaaaaccGTTGCAAACCATAGTAGAGATGGTAAAAAATTTGACACTACTTGTGACTCTTCTGTTAGCAGGTTGTGAAGAGGTTTCTCTAGTCTTATTAAAGAGATCGGTTAATTGATGCAAATCCTCAATAACACTCATTAGCTTGCATGAACCTCACCAAATTTGGATTGCAGGTCAATGAAATTTGAACCAGCACTTTTTCCCATGTGAAGGTCAATCCAAACTTGATCCTGGCCTTAGCTCAACCAAGTATGAAAATTCAATTCTAGGGCTTTGCTTGTTTAGAGCACTAAATTGaacaagaaaaatatggaaacaATTCAGGAAACTCCCACCTTTCTGGTTTCAGAATTCACATCAGAAGGCAACCGCAGCCAAGCTGAGTAGAGCAAGGACTCATGGACAGTAACATGAGGAGAGTGGATATCATTCTGCTCACAGTATCCAGAAATTCGAGCAAAAGTCTCTTGCTTCTTTGGGTAGCCAGAAATGGTGATCTTACCCTCAATATATCCACCAGTTTTCCGACCAGCCAGTACATCCATGAGAGTGGTTTTACCAGCACCGCTAACACCCATCAGAGCTGTAAGAACACCAGGCCTGAAAGCACCACTCACCCCCTTCAGAAGCTCCAGTCTGTCTTCAAGGGCACCCTGACTTTTCATTTCCTGCAAGTTCATTTCAAACTACTCAGTTCTCATTTTTGGTTTTATAGTACattatgaagaaacatatgtcgtcatttaaataaatatgacgTTACCTCTGGCATGTCAACGGAGTATCTAATATCATCAAAGGTGATAGAATGTGGTTGGAATGGAAGAACCATTCCTTTCTTCTTATTATGTTTAGCCTCAGCAATGGCTTCTACCATTTCCTCTCCCCTCTCTGCATGTCAAGTTTAAATTCAATGAGCCATATAAAACATGTAGTTAAATGACAAGAACTGAGTCGCACAATGGCATGTCTGCATGCACCATGTTTGAGTTTCATCACCTGTGGTTGCAGTTTTGTCATTATCAGACTCTTCTGTTATAACAGCTTGATGCTTCTCAAATGCTGCGCAATTTGCAACATGTTAGTACACTAAGCTCATATTTTTAGGAGTTTCAATGCAGAGATGGTAGAGACACCCACGATTTAGGTAATTGAGGCACAGAGTGTAAAAGAAGTTGAACACAAATATGAATCCAAGCAGTGCCCCAGCTCCTATCCAGTACCAGTGTGCGTCTGTGGAGAACCCACGAGACTTCAATACTGTAACTCCAAGGGATTCTGTTGAATCGGTAACATTCTGAAAAATGGAAATACATACAATCATCAGTTACTGACACACATAAATAAACACAAATATTCACATGGAACATTCAAGAACTTACTTTGCTCCAACTCTTCCCAAGGAATTCATTTACCACTATTGCATTCTGTGCATACATCAGAGGGGAAGACCAGTAACCCCAAATCCACCATTTCTTGACATTATCTGCAGCATTGaccaaataaaaaaggaaacaaaaattcattattaGGGGTTATGCACAAGAAGGTTCTATGCTTCCTAAAAGAATATTTCCTCATCATACCATGTGACAGGATAAAACCACCCAATGCCAAGAGCATAAGTAAAGCAAATGCCCCAAATGTGTTTGCAACAATCATGTTTCTACCAGCTGCTGCTATAAATCGAAATAATCCAGATGCCATCTGATTAACAAGCAAGAGGAGAAGATACTGTCTAAACAATCTGCAATAAGAATATTTGTTTATTCAGCATTAGTCATTTTGGAACAGAGAAAACATGTAGAAATCTGGATGAGTTTCTCCAACTTCATAACTTTTTAACTTTTACCTTTCCACATTTGGATCAAATCCAATGACATAATAAGTGATGAACACCCAAACACCAACTTCAACAAATGTGATGGGAATCTTGAGCACCCATGATGGAAGAGCATATGTCCATGCAGGATAGAAGAGTAGGTCTCTTTGCTTGTAAAATACGGGAAGTTTTGCAATTGCCATGGCAAGTTCTGCCATTCCATTAAACATGATCATGACAACAGTGAAGAACAAAGCACCGGTGTAAATGCTTCCGTCATCTGTTGAATTTTTGTTCATCTCAGTTCTTAGAAAGAGTGTCATTGCAATCACTGCCATTACTGCAAGCTAAAAAcagaaatagaaataataaaattacgatcacatataaaaaattaaaagccatTGTTACaagtaacaataataataataataataataataataataataataataatactcaCTTGGGTGAGCTTGAAAATATAGACAAATGAGTTCCTCTTCATCAGCAAGTACTCTCTTGACATGTTGGCATCCAACAGTACCTTCTTTCTAACACCATACTTCTTTGTTGTCAAAGCAGCTGGGTGGCTTTTGGCCCTGTCAAATGGTGATGCCAGCTCATCTGCTACTTTCCGTCCAATGTGAAATGACTGGAATGCCTCAGCAAATTCCTTGACCGTGACAAAACTGTAAGGCTCTTCTTTACGTGCCCAATACTGGGCCTGATCTTTCCTAGATGTTACCTGCAATGAATTTTAAAGTTATGTTCTagctcaatttttttctaaaaaaaaaaaattttttttaaaaaaaagagaaaagaagataGAAGATGCCAAAAGCTACAAAGCTAGATTTGCACTCACTTCTTGCAGGAAGTCTGCCACACCCTTCCTTGCAGGACATTTGAAGCCTATGGATTCAAAAAATTCAAGCACATCTTCACGAGGACCCTGATAAACAATCTGACTATCAGAGAGGAGAATGATGTCATCAAAAAGATTGTAAGTCTCAGGTGCTGGCTGGAGGAGAGAGATGACAGCAGTCCCATTGAGAATGTGGATGGTTTGCTTGAGAGAATTGACAATTTGATAAGTTGTTGAGCTGTCCAAGCCAGTAGAGATCTCATCCATGAACAGTGCCTTTGATGGTCCGACCAGCATCTCACCTGTCATTCATACATTTCacataattgaattaaattaaattaatgaacaaaaaaatctaatttgatttgttttttcgTTTAGTTGGAAACCAAATTATCCTACCTGTTGTGACACGCTTCCTTTGTCCTCCAGAGATACCCCTTATCATCTCATCTCCTACCATGGTATCTGCACAGATGTCTAGTCCCAGAATCTGTAGAtttaaatgtaaagaaaaacaaacaaattatgAATTAGAATTGGGTTTTCTCAGAAATCTATATGCCATCATTGAAGGTTTTATGGTTCTAATACCTTCAATGTATAATCAGTGACAACATTTTCCTTCTGACCTTCTGTTGCTGCTGCCTGAAATATTGAAATCCAATGATGAAAATGTCAACCACCATGCAAGCAACTTCAGTACATTAAGAAATTTCATAGATAAAAGATTCTGACGTAGCATAAAATTCACAAATTAGATTGACTCAAGCCATTCATTTGagtacaaaaagaaagaaacaaactCCAGAAAAGACAGAACACCGACAATACAAAGCCTTTTTGCCCATCTATGTcagaattcaaaatttaatttctggAAAGAGCAGTATCTATGTTCACTAAAAGCAAATAGCTCAATTTCTGCAGAGCTGATTAAAATTTCACTAAAAGTAGATTCTGTCTCACCTTCATGAAGACATCAAGATCGGGATCAGGCTTAATATTTGCTGCTTTCTCTCTTCTTGACAGCTCTGCTAACATGTCTGCAGATGGCAAAAATGAGACTCAATCTTCTAGGCTACGGAAATGTCATAAAATTGCATTCACAACCTGCAAGAAGCagagaaaataaaagcaaagGCAATGGTTTAGACTAACCATATCGATCTCCAACACCCTGGCATCTTGCAGAGAATGCCAAGGTTTCCCTTACAGTCATTTCTCCTATATGGGTATCATGTTGGCTGATATAAGCTGCAGTTCTCTGGGGTACAAACTCATTCATGCCGTGACCGTTGTATGTCACCCTTCCCCTAACCTAAAGAAGGAATTTCAGTTTTTAAATTGGATATGagattaaagaaataaagaatcaaACAGTTGATAGAGAATCGGGGAGTGataatcattttctttcaaCCTTTAGATTGGGATCAAGCTTTCCAGCCAATGCCAATAAGAGGGTGGTCTTTCCAGAACTTGGAGGACCTAAAAGCAATGTCATTCTGCAGAAGAAAAATATGCACAAAAATCATGATCATGGATCTTCAGGACATTCTAAATTTGGAGAACGAAAAATTCCTTTGAGTTATCAATCCATTTTTAATTACTAGAAACAAATTCATGCTCACCTGCGAGGTTTGATGATTCCACTAACATCATTGAGAATAGTGCATTTCTTCTTTTTACTTGGAAGAATGTGGACAGCGTTCAGGATGCCCTttggaaaagaagggaaaattaGAATCTAAAAACAAACTTACCTAAAAGAATACTAAGTACATAGCTAATGATCAGCATTTGCATGTAGTTACctcaagtttattaaaaatgaaattatggaatGAAGGCAAAGCTCTGCTTCCGACAAAAGCTTCTGCATCGATGGTAAGATGCTCAAATCTAACTTCAATTTCGGGAACATCAACTCCAACTCTGAAAAATGGAAGAGACATGAAAACCCATTATCAAAAATTCAAAGGAAGATGTTGGATGCTTGGCTGTGGAGAAATGTGGGAAACGCCTATGAGGCATATTTCaggtaaaattttcaattttttcctctttattttcttctgttttcaATGTTCAAAAACAAATGGCAAGGAATGCAAGAAAGGAGGAGAAATCTCACCTATCGATACGATTCTTAAGCTTCAACAAGAATTTCTCATTGTCCTCTTCGGCAATTTTTACCAACCGCTCCACTAAATTCTTCTTTTCCTGAAACCCAAGGTTATGTACATCAATTTCACTGGCCTCACCCTCTGATCCCATCAGCAAACCTTTCCTCAACCGATTGTAGGTGGGAAGTTTCTCGAGTGCGGCCCATTTCAAAGCTTCCTCATCATCCTCATCCCTCGAGGATCGTGAGAAAACATCCGCACCTGAGTTCCTCCATATCGAAGAACCGTTCCTCCGAAAACTACCACTGGCTCTATAAATGTCAGCAGTGGCCATTGCAACCTGAAACGAAAAAACCTCCGGCAAAACCCACAAAAACCCAGAACCGTTTCCTCCAAAGTTTGGGAGAGAAGCTCAAAAATCAGAGATGCGTCTCCTCCCTCTCTCTTCTCTGCATAAAAGTATCTTTGTATTGCTAATATTTGATGCCTATAGAGTCGAGGGTTTATATAGTGATGGATAGAGCCGAAAATGGGGTGGCtttcaagttttcaaacttCTTGATTTCCCGTGACTCCATTAAAAAATAAGCGGAGATATTGAATATATAAGAGGCTGCACCATGACTCCATGATATGAAGAACAACGAGATGCCACCATTTTTGACCTgtcaaattcttaaataaaacaCTTCCAGCGTCTCTCAATAGGGAACGTGATTTATTAGAAACATCAACTAACTTGTCTTTTCAACCGTTGGTCCGGGTTGGTTCCAGGTGGACCAACGTAAGTTAtgctttgttttgtatttaaaaaaaaaaaacaactattaaGTACATTTCCCCTCCAACCCCCCACCCCCGCAATAATTTGATCCCAAAGTTACTTAATAATgtcatttcacttttttttttttaatattaaaacttgagttctaaaatttaaataaatgactTTTTATGTTTAGATATCATAAAGAAAAGGTAAGGGAATAAATACCACATATCTTGTCTTTTGATGACTTTGAGGATTGTCCTCTAAACATTCTATAACAATAATAGTAAGTTCCAACGGTTAAGTCGATCATGGGAAATAGAAGGTTTTAACAGAtggataaaaatgaattttttgtgtgtatgtgtgtacTTCCTTTAGAAAGGGTTGTTTCAATTTCTCTTTTGTTGTTGGATGGAATTTTGTCATATAATTGAAATCCTTGCATTTGGGGATTTGGCATACTTTCAAATATCATGTTTGAAATCCTTGCACCATTTTTGACCATTTTCTTTTGAGTTTACCTTATCTGGTGTCAGTAGACCATTGCCTATATCATTTTTCAAGTTTCTTTACGTTTGTGGATTTTcgttttagtttcttttttaatatgtatgaCAAAGTGGTTTAGAAATGTAGAAGATAGATTAACTCGTGTTTCTAACATGCAATCCCTTCCACCTAACCACTTTAATTACCACACCACCAGTAACACAACCAATGGAAGAGACACATGCTGAGGATAGCCTTGCCCTAGGCCAAGACCAAAGGTTAGGCCATGGAAGTGCTAAGAATGAAGATTCTGCATACACAATTTCAGACTTTGAGAGACTATTTTCAACCCACAAGGATCAATCCACCCTTTTGTATTATTTTACCATATACAGTAAAGCCCCACCTCAAGTGGaggaattttaaaattcaatacaGAAAATAATTTACAAGCGAAAATGTTTGTGTTAACTAAGACACTTGAGGagttgaaaacaaaaaaggcaaAGGAAACTAGGACTATCAATGAGGTTTCTACCTCATTTGATATGTGTGAAGGACCTCAAAATATAGAAATACAACCTAAACCAGTGCACGTTGTAGGGCAGCTTAGAAGTCAAAATGTTTTTGGTAACACCTACAACTCATCTAATCTAGATGTTTTTCTTGTTAAAAGTATGTCTTTAGCTTCTGTTGCTAGGATCTAGAGGCTTAGGAAGAAAATAATGCACCTAACCTAGTATTGGGATAGGGAAGAGAGAGATCTAGTATTCCTTACGTACGTAAGGGCTCTCTTGTGCACCTTTCAGGTGTGTTTACCAAATTGTGCACCCACTTAGGCAACTTAAATTGTGCACCTCTTAAGTCATGTGTTGGAACAAATTGCACACCCCTTCTCCAAAGCCACTAGAATGCCCAAGCAACATACCTCCTCAAGACTTGAAATGTGTAACTCTTCCACTAATACTAAAGCGCACCCCTAGAGGTCATTGAAACCCATGCAATAGTCCTACGTTTGCAAAGGTTGAACACTTGATAATTCTTCCAATGATTGGTACACTCACCAAAGTAGTGCATTCATTCACACCTCAGAGTCTTCAATTATACTACCAAAACTCACCCCATGTtgattacaaataaaaaataaaaaaatgaggtaCATGTACCAACCCTAAGGTAATACATCAAGGGTGATGATTAGTTAATTGTACTTACACAAACAAGTATAGTGACATTGGAGTAGGTGGAACAAGAGCGCATTTTGCCCATAAAAAGAGAACTATGAATATACAAGTAGATTTCTCTTAAGAGTAGGAGTAACTTAAAAGTGGTTTTAGCTTTTagttggaatttttctttttttcttttttggtaacCTACATATGGGAGGCCTCAACTTAGACAACCTTTAGCACTCCAAGGGGTAAGAGGAGTTGAAGTCTCCCATATGTAGGGAATCTCGGATCACTTTGTTCCCTATCTTAGGACTAGGTTAGGTGCatgattttctttctattcCACTAGATCCTAACAATGGAAGCAAAATACAtactttttaacaaaaaaaatataaattaatgcATTTGGGaaactttacctttgatttggacATTCCCAAATTAAATCCTTTTGGTAAAGATGAAGTCTCTGAAGTCTCTAGAGATCTTGTATACCCATAGTAATCTTCTGACCTTGATCCTTGACATACAAATGATGGGTTGTTTAGGAGGGTGGAAGCTAAGACTCTCTCtatttggatggtggaagactaaaagttagaaaccctaacccctaaggaggtatttataaggttccccaCTAGACTTAAATGACTTAAGCCTATTAAGGGCTTAAGTCAtttaatttaacataaaaagagtcataattaattaattaatccaatagTATTGTTCAactaatcaattagctcaatctaaAGATGTTGTTCACCAACCCATATGCAACCTTgtgaaattaccaaaatattcttatacacataaatgaataaagagCTAATCCAATCCTCATAAATCATGTCATTTAGGTACATGAGCTCGAGTGGGGACCATTAGGACTTAAAAGATAGTAGTAACTCCTtaagaatccaattctaaattttatttaatatctcattacaaaaaaatcaactataatCCAGTACTgtatataaataacaatgaaacaCTAAGTACTCATGTTCGTGTCCTACCATCCATTGCATACAGTTTCCTCATGAATTGGTATTTATAGCCTAATAAAGTAAAAACTATCAACCTCTTAAGACCACCTCTATCATTCAATTACAAATCTTTATATTGTgtaatcaattgacatatccTAGCTCATAAAAAGCTTATGctaagttccacttaaggaactaccaTGGTCATATATAGTTTACCTGAACACACATCCTTATGATCACTTAAAATAACACATTGTCTCAAAGTTCATAAGATATATATCATGGTGTCTATCAAGAAAACCTATTGCTActgacttccatcaatagtgacccaatctataagaaatatatgatcactttaagatATCTCCTATAAGTCAAAGCCACTGCTATTTTGGCATAAGTttagtattctctcaaggttaaaaaaataacataataaaataGCTTGGTGAAGTTATGACAACTTGATAGCATTATGTCATGAATCACCATAGGTTCtatccaatatgtaaccatacacactagtgtagAACCTTATCTTGATGACTAAGACCAACaatcccttcaattaggaagTAGTACACTACAATCTCTAATACGTTGTCTAagtttattatgtgatcaactgacatactctagctccaaggagcacatgtcaaattccactaaagcaATTACTATGGccataaattttatgatcacatatcctttgAATCACTCAAGatgacacattgtctcaatcccatgagatataaTGGTATCGctattgagaatacatgttgCCACCAATCTCCttcaataatgacccaatccatgTATATAATGACCACTTTAGGGCcttacccataggtcaaagcctcttgttgatttggcacaaactcaatatcctctcaaggttaaaaGTCCATATAGTATaatagcttagtgaatcatgataattgatagccttgtgtcatAATTCATTATAGATCTTGTTCAatatgcatcacatacactagtgcacttaccatgagaaactcatcctgacggccaagataagtcatcccttcaattaggaggtggtacactatagtctctattggattgcccaaatccatgaaccgattgtggacaacttatcttcttataaggaacccatgacttgtatcttctatgcaactcctaatgcacccaagttatgtacaatgtaagagacatgggttgaatgttcaaatcaatgttaatacacCAAAGTGATAGCAAATGGataattaagtctaactttgttacatcatgtcttgcttttatgGGCTTAATCCCAATAGTTTTGACTTCTTATTTACAGTATTTAGTTTCTAcaaaagaaataggaaatttgcaaatacaaaatatttcttattgtAGTGATTATAAACTAGAAAAATTGTTTGTTTTACCTTTCAATAGAAGCGTTTACTCTTCTTTTATACCATTTGATTTAGTTCATTTCCCAATTTCTACAAAAGGAA is a window from the Vitis riparia cultivar Riparia Gloire de Montpellier isolate 1030 chromosome 9, EGFV_Vit.rip_1.0, whole genome shotgun sequence genome containing:
- the LOC117921472 gene encoding pleiotropic drug resistance protein 1-like encodes the protein MATADIYRASGSFRRNGSSIWRNSGADVFSRSSRDEDDEEALKWAALEKLPTYNRLRKGLLMGSEGEASEIDVHNLGFQEKKNLVERLVKIAEEDNEKFLLKLKNRIDRVGVDVPEIEVRFEHLTIDAEAFVGSRALPSFHNFIFNKLEGILNAVHILPSKKKKCTILNDVSGIIKPRRMTLLLGPPSSGKTTLLLALAGKLDPNLKVRGRVTYNGHGMNEFVPQRTAAYISQHDTHIGEMTVRETLAFSARCQGVGDRYDMLAELSRREKAANIKPDPDLDVFMKAAATEGQKENVVTDYTLKILGLDICADTMVGDEMIRGISGGQRKRVTTGEMLVGPSKALFMDEISTGLDSSTTYQIVNSLKQTIHILNGTAVISLLQPAPETYNLFDDIILLSDSQIVYQGPREDVLEFFESIGFKCPARKGVADFLQEVTSRKDQAQYWARKEEPYSFVTVKEFAEAFQSFHIGRKVADELASPFDRAKSHPAALTTKKYGVRKKVLLDANMSREYLLMKRNSFVYIFKLTQLAVMAVIAMTLFLRTEMNKNSTDDGSIYTGALFFTVVMIMFNGMAELAMAIAKLPVFYKQRDLLFYPAWTYALPSWVLKIPITFVEVGVWVFITYYVIGFDPNVERLFRQYLLLLLVNQMASGLFRFIAAAGRNMIVANTFGAFALLMLLALGGFILSHDNVKKWWIWGYWSSPLMYAQNAIVVNEFLGKSWSKNVTDSTESLGVTVLKSRGFSTDAHWYWIGAGALLGFIFVFNFFYTLCLNYLNPFEKHQAVITEESDNDKTATTERGEEMVEAIAEAKHNKKKGMVLPFQPHSITFDDIRYSVDMPEEMKSQGALEDRLELLKGVSGAFRPGVLTALMGVSGAGKTTLMDVLAGRKTGGYIEGKITISGYPKKQETFARISGYCEQNDIHSPHVTVHESLLYSAWLRLPSDVNSETRKMFIEEVMELVELTPLRDALVGLPGVNGLSTEQRKRLTIAVELVANPSIIFMDEPTSGLDARAAAIVMRTVRNTVDTGRTVVCTIHQPSIDIFEAFDELLLMKRGGQEIYVGPLGRDSSHLINYFEGIEGVSKIKDGYNPATWMLEVTTSAQEVILRVDFTEIYKNSDLYRRNKDLIKELSQPAPGTKDLYFATQYSQPFLTQFLACLWKQRWSYWRNPPYTAVRFLFTTFIALMFGTMFWDLGTKRTRQQDLFNAMGSMYAAVLFLGIQNAQSVQPVIVVERTVFYRERAAGMYSALPYAFGQALVEIPYVFAQAVVYGVIVYAMIGFEWTAAKFFWYLFFMFFTLLYFTFYGMMAVAATPNQHIASIVAAAFYGIWNLFSGFIVPRNRIPVWWRWYYWICPVAWTLYGLVTSQFGDIQDTLLDKNQTVEQFLDDYFGFKHDFLGVVAAVVVGFVVLFLFIFAYAIKAFNFQRR